Proteins from one Mycobacterium sp. HUMS_12744610 genomic window:
- a CDS encoding MlaE family ABC transporter permease, producing the protein MSYDATLRFRRLMSRFSEPIDDFGEQALFYGQTMRHVPSALTKYRTETIRLIAEMTMGTGALVMIGGTVGVAAFLTLASGGVIAVQGYSSLGNIGIEALTGFLSAFLNVRVVAPVIAGIALAATIGAGATAQLGAMRVSEEIDAVECMAVESVSYLVSTRLIAGLIAIIPLYSLSVLAAFFAARFTTVYINGQSKGLYDHYFNTFLIPSDLLWSFLQAIVMSIAVMLIHTYYGYNAKGGPVGVGIAVGQAVRTSLIVVVVITLFISLAVYGASGNFNLSG; encoded by the coding sequence ATGAGCTACGACGCCACTCTTCGGTTCCGCCGCTTGATGTCGCGGTTCTCCGAACCGATCGACGACTTCGGCGAGCAGGCCCTGTTCTACGGCCAGACGATGCGTCACGTCCCCAGCGCGCTCACCAAGTACCGCACCGAGACGATCCGCCTGATCGCCGAGATGACGATGGGCACCGGGGCGCTCGTCATGATCGGCGGCACCGTCGGCGTCGCGGCCTTCCTGACGCTGGCCTCCGGCGGCGTCATCGCCGTGCAGGGCTACTCGTCGCTGGGCAACATCGGCATCGAGGCGCTGACCGGGTTCCTGTCGGCGTTCCTGAACGTGCGCGTCGTCGCGCCCGTGATCGCCGGTATCGCGCTGGCGGCCACCATCGGCGCCGGTGCCACCGCGCAACTGGGCGCCATGCGGGTGTCGGAGGAAATCGACGCCGTCGAGTGCATGGCGGTCGAATCGGTGTCCTACCTGGTGTCCACCCGGCTGATCGCCGGCCTGATCGCGATCATCCCGCTGTATTCGCTCTCGGTGCTCGCCGCGTTCTTCGCCGCCCGCTTCACCACCGTGTACATCAACGGGCAGTCCAAGGGCCTCTACGACCACTACTTCAACACCTTCCTCATCCCGTCCGACCTGCTGTGGTCGTTTCTGCAGGCCATCGTGATGTCGATCGCGGTGATGCTGATCCACACCTATTACGGCTACAACGCCAAAGGCGGGCCGGTGGGTGTGGGTATCGCGGTCGGCCAGGCGGTGCGGACCTCGCTGATCGTGGTCGTCGTCATCACTTTGTTCATCTCGCTCGCCGTATATGGCGCGTCCGGTAACTTCAACCTCTCCGGGTAA
- a CDS encoding MCE family protein, protein MAEGESRRSTVRLAAALLASLIVGFVALTYLSYTAAFASTDTVTVSAPRAGLVMDKGAKVKYRGIQIGKVTAIDYAADRARLTLAIDSNDMRFIPSNATVRIGSNTVFGAKAVEFVAPQTPSGTSLRPDAHVAASAVQLEVNTLFQSLIELMHKIDPVELNGTLSALAEGLRGHGEDLGRLLSGLNTLTRQTNPKLPALQRDFRKAGTVTNIYADAAPDLNTVIDNLPTINKTVVDQQSNLDETLLAAIGLANNAYDTVAPAEQNLIDTANRLRAPVKVAADYSPEFGCLFAGIERGIKEFAPLLGVRKAGLFTSSSFVLGAPSYTYPESLPVVNASGGPNCRGLPDIPNKQYGGSWYRSPFLVTDNANVPYEPFTELQFDAPSTLQFLFHGAFAERDDF, encoded by the coding sequence ATGGCAGAAGGCGAATCTCGGCGATCGACGGTCCGGCTGGCGGCGGCGCTGCTGGCCAGCCTGATCGTGGGATTCGTCGCGCTGACCTACCTTTCCTACACTGCGGCTTTCGCGTCGACCGACACCGTCACCGTGTCCGCGCCGCGGGCCGGGCTGGTGATGGACAAGGGCGCCAAGGTGAAGTACCGCGGCATCCAGATCGGCAAGGTCACGGCCATCGATTACGCCGCCGATCGCGCCCGTCTGACGCTGGCCATCGACAGCAACGACATGCGCTTCATCCCCTCCAACGCGACGGTGCGGATCGGCAGCAACACCGTCTTCGGCGCCAAGGCGGTGGAATTCGTTGCACCGCAGACGCCTTCGGGGACGTCGCTGCGCCCGGACGCGCACGTTGCCGCCTCGGCGGTGCAGCTGGAAGTCAACACCTTGTTCCAGTCGCTCATCGAGCTGATGCACAAGATCGACCCGGTGGAGCTGAACGGAACGTTGAGCGCCCTGGCCGAGGGTCTGCGTGGCCACGGCGAAGACCTGGGCCGGCTGCTGTCGGGCTTGAACACACTGACGCGCCAGACGAATCCGAAACTGCCGGCGCTGCAGCGGGACTTCCGTAAGGCGGGGACCGTCACTAATATCTACGCCGACGCCGCCCCTGACCTGAACACCGTCATCGACAACCTCCCGACGATCAACAAGACCGTGGTCGACCAGCAGAGCAACCTCGACGAGACGCTGTTGGCCGCGATCGGTCTGGCCAACAACGCCTACGACACGGTGGCGCCGGCCGAGCAGAACTTGATCGACACCGCCAACAGGTTGCGCGCCCCGGTCAAGGTGGCCGCGGACTACTCCCCGGAATTCGGTTGCCTGTTCGCGGGTATCGAACGCGGCATCAAGGAGTTCGCGCCGCTGCTCGGCGTCCGCAAAGCGGGCCTGTTCACCTCCTCGAGCTTCGTGCTGGGCGCGCCGTCGTACACCTATCCGGAGTCCCTGCCCGTCGTCAACGCCTCCGGCGGCCCGAACTGCCGCGGGCTGCCCGACATCCCGAACAAGCAGTACGGCGGGTCCTGGTACCGCTCCCCGTTCCTGGTCACCGACAACGCCAACGTCCCCTACGAGCCGTTCACCGAGTTGCAGTTCGACGCGCCCTCGACGCTGCAGTTCTTGTTCCACGGCGCGTTCGCCGAACGGGACGACTTCTGA
- a CDS encoding MCE family protein, with amino-acid sequence MAAAGMPSHRSMVIKVSVFTVVMVLVSVALIVVFGDFRFGSEGTYHATFTDASRLKAGQKVRIAGVPVGAVQGIALNPDNTIDVKFGVDKRYTLYSSTRALIRYENLVGDRFLEITSGPGELRKLPPGGTINAQHTQPALDLDALLGGLRPVVKGLDADKINTISGAVIQLLQGQGGALSNVLADTSAFSSALSNRDQLIGDTITNLNTVLGTIDAKSAQFSASVDQLQQLITGLAEHKDDIAGAIGPLASTTTDLTELLKNSRRPLQGILENTRPLATELDNRKAEVDNDIEQLGEDYLRLSALGAYGSFFNIYFCSVRIKINGPAGGDILIPMGGQVDQSKGRCAFVK; translated from the coding sequence ATGGCCGCCGCGGGTATGCCGTCGCACCGCTCGATGGTGATCAAGGTGAGCGTCTTCACCGTGGTGATGGTGCTCGTGTCCGTCGCGCTGATAGTGGTCTTCGGTGATTTCCGCTTCGGGTCCGAAGGGACTTACCACGCGACGTTCACCGACGCGTCGCGGTTGAAGGCCGGCCAGAAGGTCCGCATCGCCGGCGTCCCGGTCGGTGCGGTGCAGGGCATCGCGCTGAACCCGGACAACACCATCGACGTGAAATTCGGGGTCGACAAGCGCTACACCCTGTATTCGTCGACACGCGCGCTGATCCGCTACGAGAACCTGGTCGGCGACCGTTTCCTGGAGATCACCTCCGGTCCGGGCGAGCTGCGCAAGCTGCCGCCCGGCGGGACGATCAACGCCCAGCACACCCAGCCCGCCCTGGATCTCGACGCGCTGCTGGGCGGGCTGCGCCCGGTGGTCAAGGGCTTGGACGCCGACAAGATCAACACGATCAGCGGTGCGGTGATCCAGTTGTTGCAGGGGCAGGGGGGAGCGCTGTCGAACGTGCTGGCTGACACCAGCGCCTTCTCGTCGGCGTTGAGCAACCGCGACCAGCTCATCGGCGATACGATCACCAACCTCAACACGGTGCTGGGCACCATCGACGCCAAGAGCGCGCAGTTCTCGGCCAGCGTCGACCAGTTGCAGCAACTGATCACCGGGCTGGCCGAGCACAAGGACGACATCGCCGGCGCCATTGGACCGTTGGCGTCGACGACGACGGACCTGACAGAGCTGCTGAAGAATTCGCGCCGGCCGCTGCAGGGCATCCTGGAGAACACCCGGCCGCTGGCCACCGAGCTGGACAACCGCAAGGCCGAGGTGGACAACGACATCGAGCAATTGGGCGAGGACTATCTGCGGCTGTCCGCGCTGGGCGCCTACGGCTCGTTCTTCAACATCTACTTCTGCTCGGTGAGGATCAAGATCAACGGCCCGGCCGGTGGTGACATCTTGATCCCGATGGGCGGTCAAGTCGACCAGAGCAAGGGGAGGTGCGCTTTTGTCAAGTAG
- a CDS encoding virulence factor Mce family protein, which produces MSSSPRRERDPLRTGVFGLVVVVCIVLIAFGYAGLPFWPQGKVYDAYFTDAGGIKPGNAVYVSGFKVGKVQAVGLAGNSAKVTFTVDRHVAVGDQSLAAIRTDTILGERSVSVSPAGAGRATSIPLSRTTTPYTLAGALEDLGQNASNLNKPQFEQALNVLTDTLHDATPELRGALDGVTSLSRTLNRRDEALQSLLVHAKSVTSALAQRAGQVNKLIDDGDQLFAALGERRAALGRLISGIDAVSQQISGFVADNRKEFGPALSKLNSVLANLNERRDYITEALKRLPTYATELGEVVGSGPGFNVNVFSVLPAPMIAMMFDFFYQPGKLPASLADYLRGLIQERWIIRPKSP; this is translated from the coding sequence TTGTCAAGTAGTCCCAGGCGCGAGCGCGACCCGCTGCGCACCGGCGTCTTCGGCCTGGTGGTGGTGGTCTGCATCGTGCTGATCGCGTTCGGTTACGCCGGGTTGCCGTTCTGGCCGCAGGGCAAGGTCTATGACGCCTATTTCACCGACGCGGGCGGCATCAAGCCGGGCAACGCCGTGTACGTGTCCGGCTTCAAGGTCGGCAAGGTGCAGGCCGTCGGCCTGGCCGGCAACAGCGCCAAGGTGACGTTCACGGTCGACCGGCACGTCGCTGTCGGCGACCAGTCGCTGGCCGCGATCCGCACCGACACCATCCTCGGGGAGCGCTCGGTCTCGGTGAGCCCGGCCGGCGCCGGCAGGGCCACCAGCATCCCGCTGAGCCGGACGACCACGCCGTACACGCTCGCCGGCGCGCTGGAGGACCTGGGCCAGAACGCGAGCAACCTGAACAAGCCCCAGTTCGAGCAGGCCTTGAACGTTCTGACCGACACGCTGCACGACGCCACCCCGGAGCTGCGCGGTGCGCTGGACGGGGTGACCTCGCTGTCGCGCACCCTCAACCGCCGCGACGAGGCACTGCAAAGCCTGCTGGTGCACGCCAAGTCGGTGACGTCGGCGCTGGCCCAGCGCGCCGGACAGGTCAACAAACTCATCGACGACGGCGACCAGTTGTTCGCCGCGCTCGGCGAACGACGCGCGGCGCTGGGCCGCCTGATCTCGGGCATCGACGCGGTCTCGCAGCAGATCTCGGGCTTCGTCGCCGACAACCGCAAGGAGTTCGGCCCGGCGCTGAGCAAGCTCAATTCGGTGCTGGCCAACCTCAACGAGCGCCGCGACTACATCACCGAAGCCCTCAAACGGCTGCCCACCTACGCCACCGAACTGGGCGAGGTGGTCGGTTCCGGGCCCGGATTCAACGTCAACGTCTTCTCGGTGCTACCCGCGCCGATGATCGCGATGATGTTCGACTTCTTCTACCAACCGGGCAAGCTGCCGGCCAGCCTCGCCGACTACCTGCGCGGTCTCATCCAGGAACGCTGGATCATCAGGCCGAAGTCACCATGA
- a CDS encoding virulence factor Mce family protein, giving the protein MMKRIAAGRGLRYTTAVALVAALVGGVYVLTAQANSRTIVGYFASAVGIYPGDQVRILGVPVGHIDTIEPRPSDVKITMSVSDEVKVPKDARAIIMSPNLVAARFIQLTPAYTGGAVLPDGGSIDLARTGVPVEWDEVKESLTQLAVQLGPTGSGGGSMQGPLGAAINQAADTFDGNGESFHSALRELAQVAGRLGDSRGDLFGTVKNLQVLVNALSSSNEQIVQFAGNVASVSQVLADSSRHLDTTLGTLNKALSDVRGFLHENNSTLVDTVNQLNDLAKTLSDQSDNIEQVLHVAGPGISNFYNIYDPAQGTLNGLLSIPEFANPVQFICGGSFDTAAGPRAPDYYKRAEICRERLGPVLRRIAVNYPPIMFHPLNTITAYKGQIIYDTPATEAKAQTPVPELTWIPAKGAKPPAPENPADLQALLVPTAPQTGAAPGPGPGAAPGPPSAFGPLPGPAPAAGQGGGR; this is encoded by the coding sequence ATGATGAAACGGATAGCGGCCGGCCGGGGGCTGCGCTACACCACCGCCGTCGCGCTGGTCGCGGCGTTGGTGGGCGGCGTGTATGTGCTCACCGCGCAGGCCAACAGCCGGACCATCGTCGGCTACTTCGCGTCGGCCGTGGGCATCTACCCCGGCGACCAGGTCCGGATCCTCGGCGTCCCGGTCGGCCACATCGACACGATCGAACCGCGGCCCTCGGACGTCAAGATCACCATGTCGGTGTCCGACGAGGTGAAGGTGCCCAAGGACGCCCGGGCCATCATCATGTCGCCGAACCTGGTGGCGGCGCGGTTCATTCAGCTCACCCCGGCCTACACCGGTGGGGCGGTGCTGCCCGACGGCGGAAGCATCGACCTGGCCCGCACCGGCGTCCCGGTGGAATGGGACGAGGTCAAGGAGTCGCTGACCCAACTGGCCGTCCAGCTCGGCCCGACGGGATCTGGTGGGGGGTCGATGCAAGGGCCGTTGGGCGCCGCGATCAACCAGGCCGCCGACACGTTCGACGGCAACGGGGAGTCGTTCCACAGCGCCCTGCGTGAGCTCGCGCAAGTCGCAGGGCGGCTTGGGGATTCGCGCGGCGACCTGTTCGGCACGGTCAAGAACCTGCAGGTGCTCGTCAACGCGCTGTCGTCGAGCAACGAGCAGATCGTGCAGTTCGCCGGCAACGTCGCATCGGTGTCGCAGGTGCTCGCCGACAGTTCCCGCCACCTGGACACCACGCTGGGCACCCTCAACAAGGCGCTCTCGGACGTCCGCGGCTTCCTGCACGAGAACAACTCCACGCTGGTCGACACGGTCAACCAGCTCAACGACCTGGCCAAGACGCTGAGCGACCAGAGCGACAACATCGAGCAGGTCCTGCACGTGGCGGGCCCGGGCATCTCCAACTTCTACAACATCTACGACCCCGCGCAGGGCACGCTCAACGGGCTGCTGTCGATCCCCGAATTCGCCAACCCCGTCCAGTTCATCTGCGGGGGATCCTTCGACACCGCCGCCGGGCCCCGCGCGCCCGACTACTACAAACGCGCCGAGATCTGCCGCGAGCGGCTCGGGCCCGTGCTGCGCCGAATCGCCGTGAACTACCCCCCGATCATGTTCCACCCGCTCAACACGATCACCGCGTACAAGGGACAGATCATCTACGACACCCCGGCCACCGAGGCCAAGGCGCAGACCCCGGTGCCTGAGCTGACGTGGATCCCGGCCAAGGGCGCCAAGCCCCCCGCCCCCGAGAACCCGGCGGATCTGCAGGCGCTGCTGGTTCCGACGGCCCCGCAGACCGGCGCCGCTCCCGGGCCGGGTCCGGGTGCGGCGCCCGGCCCGCCCTCCGCGTTCGGTCCGCTGCCGGGTCCCGCGCCCGCCGCCGGGCAGGGTGGTGGCCGATGA
- a CDS encoding virulence factor Mce family protein, with translation MRRMWLRGSALAVGGALLAGCQFNGLNSLSMPGTAGHGSGAYSVTVDMPDVATLPQNSPVMVDDVTVGSVSGISAVQRPDGSFYAAVKLALDKNVVLPANATAKVAQTSLLGSMHVDLAAPTDKPAVGRLTDGAKIPESRTGRYPTTEEVLSALGVVVNKGNVGALQEITDETYQAVAGRQSQFVDLMPRLAELTAGLNRQVNDIIDAVDGLNRFSAILARDKDNLGRALTTLPEAVGVLNKNRDHIVEAFGALKRLATVTSNVLSKTKVDLAEDLKGVYSAAKALNDNRKNFVTSLQILLTFPFPNFGIKQAVRGDYLNVFTTFDLTLRRIGETFFTTAYFDPNMTHMSEILNPPDFLTGELANLSGQAADPFKIPPGTASGSDGH, from the coding sequence ATGAGGCGAATGTGGTTGCGCGGCAGTGCGCTGGCGGTCGGCGGCGCGCTGTTGGCCGGTTGCCAGTTCAACGGGCTGAACTCGCTGTCGATGCCCGGCACCGCCGGTCACGGCAGCGGCGCCTACTCCGTCACCGTCGACATGCCCGACGTCGCGACGCTGCCGCAGAACTCGCCCGTCATGGTCGACGACGTGACGGTCGGCAGCGTCTCGGGGATCTCGGCCGTGCAGCGGCCCGACGGGTCGTTCTATGCCGCGGTGAAGTTGGCGCTGGACAAGAACGTCGTGCTACCGGCCAACGCGACCGCGAAGGTGGCCCAGACGTCGCTGCTCGGTTCCATGCACGTCGACCTGGCCGCGCCGACGGACAAGCCGGCGGTCGGCAGGCTGACCGACGGCGCGAAGATCCCGGAGTCGCGCACGGGTCGCTATCCCACCACCGAGGAAGTGTTGTCGGCCCTCGGCGTGGTGGTCAACAAGGGCAACGTCGGTGCGCTGCAAGAGATCACCGACGAGACCTACCAGGCCGTCGCGGGTCGGCAGAGCCAGTTCGTCGACCTGATGCCCCGGCTGGCCGAACTGACCGCGGGACTCAACCGGCAGGTCAACGACATCATCGACGCGGTCGACGGGCTGAACCGGTTCTCGGCGATCCTGGCGCGCGACAAGGACAACCTGGGCCGGGCACTGACCACGCTGCCCGAGGCGGTCGGCGTGCTCAACAAGAACCGGGACCACATCGTCGAGGCGTTCGGTGCGCTCAAGCGGCTGGCCACGGTGACGTCGAACGTGCTGTCGAAAACCAAAGTGGACCTCGCCGAAGACCTCAAAGGCGTGTACTCGGCGGCGAAGGCGCTCAACGACAACCGCAAGAACTTCGTCACCTCGCTGCAGATCCTGCTGACGTTCCCGTTCCCCAACTTCGGCATCAAACAGGCCGTGCGCGGCGACTACCTCAACGTGTTCACCACATTCGACCTCACCCTGCGCCGCATCGGCGAAACATTCTTCACCACAGCGTATTTCGACCCGAACATGACGCACATGTCCGAAATTCTCAACCCGCCCGATTTCTTGACCGGCGAACTGGCCAACCTGTCCGGACAGGCGGCCGACCCGTTCAAGATCCCGCCCGGCACGGCGTCGGGTTCGGACGGGCACTAG
- a CDS encoding IS1634 family transposase, producing the protein MASIVGKRRGKQTYYYLVESARVQGKPRIVSQQYLGSAEEVMAKLSATPAGQPIRSQHKQFGDLAAVWSMLARLDVAGIVNDVAPRYANAAAPVGTYVALACANRIVDPCSKRGFADWWATTAGSRWVKLDRAALDHRRFWDAMDRLGQTELREIETRLGRRMVTEFGLDLTGLALDMTNFATFIDTGNDRAPIAQRGKAKQKRTDLRLVGLALVVTRDGGVPVISHPYPGDRPDVTQFSTVVDELLTRYRDLVEHVESLTVVYDAGQNSSDNHAVVEAHRIGFVGSLPPSDHPELLQIPTRDYRPVDDDRYPELSYVDTTVTALGVTRRAVLTHSANLAAKQSRGLDQTLAKARRRLAELAARLARGRTRRDRDQVQAEITAILKPRWVADIITTTLTGDTPAQLRLSWRTDTKARKRLQERLFGKRILFTNRDWPVPDVVAAYRSQSDAEFGFRQLKDPHVVSFSPMHHWTDSKIRVHVFYCVLALAVAHLMRRQTEHAGLHLSVRELLDELSGIQETVLIYHDGSKGRPRVQRMLTDTSPTQQRLADLFAIHQYAPTR; encoded by the coding sequence ATGGCGTCGATCGTGGGTAAGCGGCGCGGCAAGCAGACCTATTACTACCTGGTGGAATCGGCCCGCGTGCAAGGTAAGCCGCGCATCGTTTCGCAGCAGTATTTGGGCAGCGCGGAGGAGGTGATGGCGAAGCTGTCGGCGACGCCGGCCGGGCAGCCGATCCGTAGCCAGCACAAGCAGTTCGGGGATCTGGCTGCGGTGTGGTCGATGCTGGCCCGGCTGGATGTGGCCGGCATCGTCAACGACGTGGCGCCCCGGTACGCGAACGCGGCCGCACCGGTGGGCACCTATGTGGCCCTGGCGTGCGCGAACCGGATTGTCGACCCATGTTCCAAGCGTGGCTTCGCCGACTGGTGGGCCACCACGGCCGGGTCACGGTGGGTGAAGCTGGACCGGGCCGCGCTGGATCATCGCCGGTTCTGGGACGCGATGGACCGCCTCGGCCAGACCGAACTGCGTGAGATCGAGACCCGGCTGGGACGGCGGATGGTGACCGAGTTCGGGCTGGATTTGACCGGGCTGGCGTTGGACATGACCAACTTCGCCACCTTCATCGACACCGGCAACGACCGCGCGCCGATCGCGCAGCGGGGCAAGGCCAAGCAGAAACGCACCGATCTGCGGTTGGTCGGGCTGGCCCTGGTCGTCACCCGCGACGGCGGGGTGCCCGTGATCAGCCACCCCTATCCCGGGGACCGGCCCGATGTCACCCAGTTCAGCACCGTCGTCGACGAACTGCTCACCCGCTACCGGGACCTGGTCGAGCACGTGGAGTCGCTGACCGTGGTCTATGACGCCGGGCAAAACAGCAGCGACAACCATGCGGTAGTGGAGGCGCACCGGATCGGGTTCGTCGGTTCGCTGCCGCCCAGCGATCACCCCGAACTGCTGCAGATCCCGACCCGGGACTACCGGCCCGTGGACGACGACCGCTACCCCGAGCTGAGCTATGTCGACACCACCGTCACCGCGCTCGGCGTCACCCGCCGAGCGGTACTCACCCACTCGGCGAACCTGGCGGCCAAACAATCCCGCGGCCTGGACCAGACCCTGGCCAAGGCCCGGCGCCGCCTGGCCGAGCTGGCCGCCCGCCTCGCGCGCGGCCGCACCCGCCGCGACCGCGACCAGGTCCAGGCCGAGATCACCGCGATCCTCAAACCCCGCTGGGTCGCCGACATCATCACCACCACCCTCACCGGCGACACGCCCGCCCAATTGAGGCTGTCCTGGCGCACCGACACCAAGGCCCGAAAGCGCCTGCAAGAACGGCTGTTCGGCAAGCGCATCCTATTCACCAACCGCGACTGGCCGGTACCCGACGTGGTGGCCGCCTACCGATCGCAATCCGACGCCGAATTCGGGTTCCGCCAACTCAAAGACCCCCACGTAGTCTCGTTCAGCCCGATGCACCACTGGACCGACTCCAAGATCCGGGTGCACGTGTTCTACTGCGTGCTCGCCCTGGCCGTCGCCCACCTGATGCGCCGCCAGACCGAGCACGCCGGGCTGCACCTGTCGGTACGCGAACTACTCGACGAACTCTCCGGCATCCAAGAGACCGTGTTGATTTACCACGACGGCAGCAAGGGACGGCCCCGCGTGCAGCGCATGCTCACCGACACCAGCCCCACCCAACAGCGACTCGCCGACCTGTTCGCAATCCACCAATACGCACCCACCCGCTGA
- a CDS encoding virulence factor Mce family protein — protein sequence MLDRLTKVQLAIFAVITVITLTVMAIFYLRLPATFGLGTYAGTADFVAGGGLYKNANVTYRGVAVGRVESVGLNPNGVTAEMRLNSGTPIPSNVTATVKSVSAVGEQYIDLVPPGPPASTKLHNGFRIARQNTRIGQDVADLLKRAETLVNSVSDTRLREVLHETFIAANGSGPELARLFESARLLVDQANADYPRVSELIDQAGPFLQAQIRAGADIKSLSDGLARFTAEVHQADPQLRSTLATAPGAADEANTAFSGIRPSFPALAASLANLGRVGVIYHKSIEHLLVVLPALFAAIITAAGGEPQDEGAKLDFKLDLNDPPPCSVGFLPPPLMRTPADETLRELPPDLYCKAAQNDPTTVRGARNYPCQEFPGKRAPTVQLCRDPKGYVPVGRNPWRGPPVPYDTPVTNGLNVLPPNHFPYIPPGADPDPGTPIVGPPPPGVVPGPGPAPHQPAYDPPPPNDNGPPPPFTSWQPPGVPPVPPQVPYPKWLPPPPPPEGTGAAPEAAPAPGPPPQASGPAYTTYDPKTGAFADPAGGTGIFAAGANGASGAENWVELMLDPRPM from the coding sequence ATGCTCGACAGACTGACCAAGGTTCAGCTCGCCATATTCGCGGTGATCACGGTGATCACGCTGACCGTGATGGCGATCTTCTATCTGCGGCTGCCCGCCACCTTCGGCCTCGGAACCTACGCCGGCACGGCCGACTTCGTCGCGGGCGGCGGCCTGTACAAGAACGCCAACGTCACCTACCGCGGCGTCGCCGTCGGCCGGGTGGAGTCGGTCGGGCTGAACCCCAACGGCGTGACCGCCGAGATGCGGCTGAACAGCGGGACGCCCATCCCGTCGAACGTCACCGCCACCGTGAAGAGCGTGTCGGCGGTAGGCGAGCAGTACATCGACCTGGTGCCACCGGGACCTCCAGCATCGACCAAGTTGCACAACGGGTTCCGCATCGCCCGGCAGAACACCCGGATCGGCCAGGACGTCGCCGATCTGTTGAAGCGGGCCGAGACGCTGGTCAACAGCGTGAGCGACACCCGGCTGCGGGAGGTGCTGCACGAGACGTTCATCGCGGCCAACGGATCGGGCCCCGAGCTCGCCCGGTTGTTCGAGTCCGCGCGGCTGCTGGTCGACCAGGCCAACGCCGACTATCCGCGGGTTTCGGAGCTGATCGACCAGGCGGGCCCGTTCCTGCAGGCCCAGATCCGCGCGGGCGCCGACATCAAGTCGCTGTCGGACGGGCTGGCGCGGTTCACCGCCGAGGTGCATCAGGCGGACCCGCAACTGCGCTCCACGCTGGCCACCGCCCCGGGCGCAGCGGACGAGGCGAACACCGCCTTCTCCGGCATCCGGCCCTCCTTCCCGGCGCTGGCCGCCAGCCTGGCCAACCTGGGCCGGGTCGGCGTCATCTACCACAAGTCGATCGAGCACCTGCTGGTCGTGTTGCCGGCGTTGTTCGCCGCGATCATCACCGCCGCCGGCGGCGAGCCGCAGGACGAGGGCGCCAAGCTCGACTTCAAGCTCGACCTGAACGACCCGCCGCCGTGCTCGGTCGGCTTCCTGCCGCCGCCGCTGATGCGCACACCGGCCGACGAGACGCTGCGCGAACTCCCGCCCGACCTGTACTGCAAGGCCGCCCAGAACGATCCCACCACCGTGCGCGGCGCCCGCAACTATCCGTGCCAGGAGTTCCCCGGCAAACGCGCGCCGACGGTCCAGCTGTGCCGGGACCCGAAGGGCTACGTGCCGGTCGGCCGCAACCCCTGGCGCGGCCCGCCCGTGCCCTATGACACACCGGTGACCAACGGGCTCAACGTGTTGCCGCCCAACCACTTCCCGTACATCCCGCCAGGCGCGGATCCGGATCCTGGCACCCCGATCGTCGGGCCGCCACCGCCGGGTGTGGTGCCCGGTCCCGGGCCGGCGCCGCATCAGCCGGCCTACGACCCGCCGCCGCCCAACGACAACGGGCCGCCGCCGCCGTTCACGTCGTGGCAGCCGCCCGGGGTGCCGCCGGTTCCGCCGCAGGTTCCGTATCCGAAGTGGCTGCCGCCGCCACCACCGCCGGAGGGCACCGGCGCGGCACCCGAAGCCGCCCCGGCGCCCGGACCGCCGCCGCAGGCCAGCGGTCCGGCCTACACCACCTACGACCCGAAGACCGGCGCGTTCGCGGACCCGGCAGGCGGCACTGGTATCTTCGCGGCCGGTGCGAACGGCGCGTCGGGCGCCGAGAATTGGGTGGAGCTCATGCTCGACCCAAGACCCATGTGA